One Peromyscus leucopus breed LL Stock chromosome 4, UCI_PerLeu_2.1, whole genome shotgun sequence genomic region harbors:
- the LOC114687452 gene encoding olfactory receptor 1094 has translation MSRSPQGYDVQRIPVNNVTDITMFILTGFTNDADMQVFLFLLFLAIYLFTLIGNLGLVLLVIGDSRLHNPMYYFLSVLSFLDACYSTVVTPKMLVNFLSKDKSISYPGCVTEMFLFVTFGTTECFLLAAMAYDRYVAIYNPLVYAVNMSPRVYLPLIIASYAGGIMHATIHTVATFSLSFCASNEIRHVFCDIPPLLAISCSNTHINQLLLFYCVGSIEIITILIVLVSYSFILFVILKMRSAEGRRKIFSTCGSHLTGVSIYHGTILFMYVRPSSNYALEHDMIVSTFYTIVIPMLNPIIYSLRNKDVKEAMKKILERNLFINKVHF, from the coding sequence ATGTCAAGAAGTCCACAAGGTTATGATGTACAAAGAATTCCAGTGAACAATGTCACAGACATCACCATGTTTATACTAACAGGCTTCACAAACGATGCTGACATGCAAGTCTTCTTATTTCTcttgtttcttgccatctacCTTTTTACTCTTATAGGTAACCTGGGACTGGTTTTGCTCGTCATTGGAGATTCTCGGCTCCATAATCCCATGTactattttttaagtgttttatcaTTCCTAGATGCCTGTTATTCCACAGTTGTCACCCCAAAGATGTTGgtcaattttctttcaaaagataAATCCATTTCATATCCTGGATGTGTGACAGAGATGTTTCTCTTTGTTACTTTTGGAACCACAGAATGCTTCCTGTTGGCAGCAATGGCTTATGATCGCTATGTTGCTATCTACAACCCCCTTGTGTATGCAGTGAACATGTCACCTAGAGTCTACTTACCCCTCATCATAGCTTCCTATGCAGGTGGAATTATGCATGCTACTATACACACAGTAGCTACTTTTAGCCTTTCTTTCTGTGCATCCAATGAAATAAGGCATGTCTTCTGTGATATTCCTCCATTGCTTGCTATTTCATGTTCTAACACACATATAAACCAGCTTCTGCTCTTCTATTGTGTGGGTTCCATTGAGATCATCACCATCCTGATTGTCCTGGTGTCTTATAGTTTCATACTCTTTGTAATTCTTAAGATGCGTTCTGCTGAAGGGAGGAGAAAAATCTTCTCTACATGTGGATCTCACCTCACAGGAGTGTCCATTTATCATGGGACAATTCTTTTCATGTATGTGAGACCCAGTTCCAACTATGCCTTAGAACATGACATGATAGTGTCCACATTTTACACTATTGTGATTCCAATGTTGAATCCCATCATCTATAGTCTGAGAAACAAAGATGTAAAAGAGGCAATGAAAAAAATTTTGGAGAGAAATTTATTCATcaataaagtacatttttaa